Proteins from a genomic interval of Vicinamibacterales bacterium:
- a CDS encoding universal stress protein, whose amino-acid sequence MLPEQRPSADALLARLKERDKARLRIYIGAAPGVGKTYAMLQEAHALRARGLDVVVGVVETYGRKDTDAQVRDLEQIPRRATEYRGVTLDEMDVDAIIRRHPQVCVVDELAHTNIPGSKNEKRFQDVNDILDAGIHVLTAVNIQHLETLNDAVAKVTGVRVRETVPDTFLERADEVINVDVTVEELRNRLREGKIYRPEKVEQALTNFFRKGNLSTLRELALRAVADEVGEKAASYRAREGLEPAQIPERVMVCMSSNALAPRVLRTGARIAGRLGSKWYAVYVETPREQPGRIKTAHAEALQQNIRLAESLGATVVRVKADHASDGLTAFAQREGITHVIFGQSARTRIEILWRGSTLNKFLSAVPDAAVQVVPLGEVQQP is encoded by the coding sequence ATGCTGCCTGAACAACGCCCGTCCGCCGACGCCCTGCTGGCGCGCTTGAAAGAGCGCGACAAGGCCCGCCTGCGCATCTACATCGGCGCCGCGCCCGGCGTCGGCAAAACCTACGCCATGCTCCAGGAGGCGCACGCCCTACGCGCTCGCGGCCTGGACGTGGTCGTCGGCGTCGTCGAGACCTACGGGCGGAAAGACACCGACGCGCAGGTCAGGGACCTCGAGCAGATACCGCGCCGCGCCACCGAGTACCGGGGCGTGACGCTGGACGAGATGGATGTCGACGCCATCATCAGGCGCCACCCGCAGGTGTGCGTGGTCGACGAGCTGGCGCACACCAACATCCCCGGCAGCAAGAACGAGAAGCGCTTCCAGGACGTGAACGACATTCTTGATGCCGGCATCCACGTGCTGACTGCCGTCAACATCCAGCATCTTGAAACGCTGAACGACGCGGTGGCGAAGGTCACCGGCGTGCGCGTCCGCGAGACGGTGCCCGATACTTTCCTCGAACGGGCCGATGAGGTGATCAACGTCGACGTGACGGTCGAGGAGCTGCGCAACCGCCTCCGCGAAGGGAAGATCTACCGGCCCGAGAAGGTCGAACAGGCGCTCACCAACTTCTTCCGGAAGGGCAATCTTTCGACACTCCGGGAGCTGGCGCTGCGGGCGGTGGCCGACGAAGTCGGCGAGAAGGCGGCGAGCTATCGCGCCCGCGAAGGCCTCGAGCCGGCGCAGATTCCCGAGCGGGTGATGGTGTGCATGAGTTCCAACGCGCTGGCGCCGCGCGTGCTGCGGACCGGGGCCCGCATCGCGGGGCGCCTGGGCTCCAAGTGGTACGCCGTCTACGTTGAGACACCGCGCGAGCAGCCCGGGCGCATCAAGACCGCTCATGCCGAGGCGTTGCAGCAGAACATTCGCCTGGCCGAGAGCCTCGGCGCCACGGTCGTGCGCGTCAAGGCTGATCATGCGTCCGACGGCCTGACCGCCTTTGCCCAGCGTGAAGGCATCACGCACGTCATCTTCGGGCAAAGCGCGCGTACGCGCATCGAGATTCTCTGGCGCGGATCCACGCTCAACAAGTTCCTCAGCGCCGTGCCCGACGCGGCCGTGCAAGTGGTTCCGCTGGGCGAGGTCCAGCAGCCATGA
- a CDS encoding response regulator, with protein sequence MKKRILIVEDEPAIRRLMTMALEPTGYDVVTADDGPMGLARFGVGAGWDAVLLDQRMPGMEGLEVLRRIKAITTAVPVIMITAYPSIDLAVDAMKIGAVDFLRKPVTPDILRSAVAAALQVRPGSAVAVTSAKGKERPDIEMITMNGFRIVHESSDAADGRHRFLVFSGASETGAPVVVQISKDAMASVERLVGRPFDPAGPHWEVLAEDYLAAFLWNDQHIPTQPIVLKDVTADDLNSINFWPTGK encoded by the coding sequence ATGAAGAAACGCATTCTCATCGTCGAAGACGAACCCGCCATCCGCCGGCTGATGACCATGGCGCTGGAGCCAACCGGCTACGACGTCGTCACGGCCGACGACGGGCCCATGGGCCTGGCGCGATTCGGCGTCGGCGCCGGCTGGGACGCGGTGCTGCTCGATCAACGCATGCCGGGCATGGAGGGGCTGGAAGTGTTGAGGCGGATCAAGGCGATCACCACGGCCGTGCCCGTGATCATGATCACCGCCTACCCGTCGATCGACCTGGCGGTTGATGCCATGAAGATCGGCGCCGTCGATTTCTTGCGCAAGCCGGTGACGCCCGACATCCTGCGGTCGGCGGTCGCGGCCGCCCTGCAGGTGCGGCCCGGCTCGGCGGTCGCGGTCACGAGCGCCAAGGGCAAGGAGCGTCCCGATATCGAAATGATCACGATGAACGGGTTTCGCATCGTGCACGAAAGTTCGGACGCGGCCGACGGCCGCCATCGGTTTCTCGTCTTCTCTGGCGCGTCGGAAACCGGCGCCCCCGTTGTCGTTCAAATCAGCAAGGACGCGATGGCAAGCGTGGAACGGCTGGTCGGCCGCCCGTTCGATCCGGCGGGCCCGCACTGGGAAGTGCTCGCCGAGGACTACCTCGCCGCCTTTCTCTGGAACGACCAGCACATTCCGACGCAGCCGATCGTGCTGAAGGACGTCACTGCCGACGACCTGAACAGCATCAACTTCTGGCCGACGGGGAAGTAG
- a CDS encoding HAMP domain-containing sensor histidine kinase, whose amino-acid sequence MSLRVRLIGAFAIVLAALAGLGAWSAWRQWEMGAVSNRIIADNYDSVVAAQEMKESLERQDSAILFLLVGERVRAERQLAEHRGRFAAALDRAAHNITEQGEREVVEAIMRNFADYSRGVDTLVSGSALAGGLPSRTYFVDAEPRFNRLRAECDQLLTLNQQAMRRKAAEAAAISRGNVVTAVTLALVLTVTGIVIAVLIVGSLLRPIGRLTAATAAVAAGDLDVTVPATGGREIAGLAAAFNDMAGKLRDVRDSNLGELMRARQVLLENVNQLKEIDRLKSAFVAAASHELRTPLMSFQMGVHLLLEDAGNLTARQLELLHLCRDESARLVRLSSELLDLSKIESGEAAPRLARIPVDKLLHGAIEPIRLQVEAHDISLVVEAPAGLPDVMADRTQIERVIANLLTNAVRATPAGGRIVLSAAVAGSRVAMAVADNGYGIPAEYLNRIFVPFIQVPGPPAGGAGLGLAISRRIVESHGGQMIVQSEPGRGATFTFTLPMAPAAREEGS is encoded by the coding sequence GTGTCTCTGCGGGTCCGGCTCATCGGCGCTTTCGCGATCGTGCTGGCCGCGCTGGCCGGTCTCGGCGCCTGGAGCGCATGGCGCCAGTGGGAAATGGGCGCGGTGTCCAACCGCATCATCGCCGACAACTACGACTCGGTCGTGGCCGCGCAGGAGATGAAGGAGAGCCTGGAGCGGCAGGATTCCGCCATCCTCTTTCTGCTCGTCGGCGAACGGGTCAGGGCCGAACGGCAACTGGCCGAGCATCGGGGGCGGTTTGCGGCTGCGCTCGACCGTGCCGCTCACAACATCACGGAACAGGGCGAGCGCGAAGTGGTCGAGGCGATCATGCGCAACTTCGCCGACTACTCCCGCGGTGTCGACACGTTGGTGTCGGGATCGGCGCTGGCCGGAGGCCTGCCGAGCCGGACGTACTTTGTCGACGCCGAGCCGCGTTTCAACCGCCTGCGCGCGGAATGCGACCAGCTGCTGACCCTCAATCAACAGGCGATGCGCCGCAAAGCCGCGGAGGCAGCCGCGATCTCCCGCGGCAACGTCGTCACGGCCGTGACGCTCGCCCTCGTTCTGACCGTCACCGGCATTGTGATCGCGGTGCTGATCGTCGGTTCGCTCCTCCGCCCAATCGGGCGCCTGACGGCGGCGACGGCGGCGGTGGCGGCGGGCGACCTGGATGTCACGGTGCCGGCCACGGGTGGCCGGGAGATCGCCGGGCTGGCGGCGGCCTTCAACGACATGGCCGGCAAGCTCCGCGACGTGCGCGATTCGAACCTCGGCGAGCTGATGCGCGCGCGCCAGGTGCTGCTCGAGAACGTCAACCAGCTCAAGGAGATCGATCGGTTGAAGTCAGCATTCGTCGCCGCGGCGTCGCACGAACTGCGCACGCCGTTGATGAGCTTTCAGATGGGCGTGCACCTCCTGCTGGAGGACGCCGGCAACCTGACCGCGCGGCAGCTCGAGCTGCTGCATCTGTGCCGCGACGAGAGCGCCAGGCTGGTCCGGTTGTCGAGCGAGTTGCTTGACCTCTCGAAGATCGAATCGGGAGAGGCCGCGCCGCGGTTGGCGCGCATTCCGGTCGACAAGCTGCTGCACGGTGCGATCGAACCGATTCGCCTGCAGGTCGAAGCACACGACATCTCGCTCGTGGTCGAGGCGCCGGCGGGCCTGCCCGACGTGATGGCCGACCGCACGCAGATCGAACGGGTGATTGCCAACCTGCTCACCAACGCGGTGCGTGCGACCCCCGCCGGCGGCCGCATCGTCCTGAGTGCCGCGGTCGCCGGATCGCGCGTCGCGATGGCGGTCGCCGATAATGGCTACGGCATTCCGGCGGAGTACCTCAATCGCATCTTCGTCCCATTCATCCAGGTGCCGGGGCCGCCGGCCGGCGGCGCGGGGCTCGGCCTCGCCATCTCGCGGCGGATCGTCGAAAGCCACGGCGGACAGATGATCGTGCAATCCGAACCCGGCCGGGGCGCGACGTTCACCTTCACCTTGCCAATGGCGCCGGCGGCGCGGGAGGAGGGGTCATGA
- a CDS encoding MCP four helix bundle domain-containing protein encodes MMGLRYGSAVMLLACAIGCAGDPALRRLFEARRLSADLLQQFTSAADATNRTVMAGGNDLSKRSARQAEDATAAAQRNAEALKPLLESLGYAEESRLLAEFRRRFDDYRALDGRILALALEGSNVKAHEQASGPAHEAANAVQQGIQKATDSVPADAMWRGRALGATAVAAVREIQVLQFQHIPEDDDAAMTRLEQQMAAAEAVARQSLRQLALALPASPQAALAQAHTAFDRFIALNVEITSLSRRNSNVRALALALGEKGVLAARCEDGLRALQDALGKRDVRATR; translated from the coding sequence ATGATGGGTCTCAGATATGGCAGCGCGGTCATGCTGCTGGCGTGCGCCATCGGCTGTGCCGGTGACCCGGCACTGCGTCGCCTTTTCGAGGCGCGTCGACTCTCCGCCGATCTCTTGCAGCAGTTCACCAGCGCCGCGGATGCGACCAACCGGACAGTGATGGCGGGCGGGAACGACCTGTCGAAGAGGTCTGCGCGCCAAGCCGAGGACGCCACCGCGGCGGCGCAGCGGAACGCCGAGGCGTTGAAGCCGCTGCTCGAAAGTCTTGGCTACGCCGAGGAGTCGCGGCTGCTCGCGGAGTTCCGGCGCCGCTTCGATGACTACCGCGCGCTCGACGGCCGGATTCTCGCGTTGGCGCTCGAAGGCAGCAATGTCAAGGCGCACGAGCAGGCGTCCGGGCCGGCCCACGAGGCCGCCAATGCCGTGCAGCAAGGCATACAAAAGGCAACCGATTCGGTTCCGGCGGACGCGATGTGGCGCGGGCGGGCGCTTGGCGCGACTGCGGTGGCGGCCGTGCGCGAAATCCAGGTGCTTCAGTTTCAGCACATTCCCGAAGACGACGACGCGGCCATGACACGACTGGAACAGCAAATGGCCGCCGCTGAAGCGGTCGCGCGCCAATCACTGCGGCAACTGGCCCTCGCGCTCCCTGCTTCCCCGCAAGCCGCGCTCGCCCAGGCACACACCGCCTTTGATCGCTTCATCGCCCTGAATGTCGAGATCACCAGCCTGTCGCGGCGCAACAGCAACGTGCGCGCGCTGGCCCTCGCGCTGGGCGAAAAGGGCGTGCTGGCGGCGAGATGCGAGGACGGCCTCCGCGCCCTGCAAGACGCGCTCGGCAAGCGTGACGTCCGCGCCACCCGCTAG
- a CDS encoding MgtC/SapB family protein — MSLDLNAIAGLVVAILGGAAVGVERQRSGHATGPDARLGGVRTFTLLGALAGIVGLLTGAGYGLTAGLLIAGALALVVAGYIRASKKDIDATTEVAALVVLGAGVLSGLGELRFSAALTTLTVLLLAEKQGLHRFVDRLDETMLVAAARVAVMSVVILPLLPEGPFGPAPGIRPRDLWILVLLFSGLSFIGFIAQKMAGAAGYPLTGLLGGIVSSTSVTLAFARLSRVHRAHAPALATGAVAASTLLFLRVAVAVAVLNATLLQTLGWYLAAPFVAGLIALALAWRSMDGPASTPSALKNPLQFRAALEMAALFQAVLYGVHFARSWLGEGGLMAGGFLLGLTDVDALTLAMTRSVSTGTSIDLACRAILMGVIANSLMKAGIAAVVGERRFAWQVAASLLAMAVAGALMLVL; from the coding sequence GTGAGCCTCGATCTGAACGCCATTGCCGGCCTGGTCGTCGCCATCCTGGGCGGCGCCGCGGTGGGCGTTGAGCGCCAGCGATCCGGGCACGCGACCGGCCCCGACGCGCGGCTGGGCGGCGTGCGGACCTTCACCTTGCTCGGCGCGCTCGCGGGCATTGTCGGCCTGCTCACCGGCGCGGGTTACGGCCTGACTGCGGGGCTGCTGATCGCCGGCGCCCTTGCCCTGGTCGTGGCCGGCTACATTCGCGCCAGCAAGAAAGACATCGACGCCACCACCGAGGTGGCGGCGCTTGTCGTCCTGGGCGCCGGTGTGCTCAGCGGCCTGGGCGAACTGCGCTTCTCCGCGGCCCTGACGACGCTCACGGTGCTGTTGCTGGCCGAGAAGCAGGGCCTGCACCGGTTCGTTGACCGCCTTGACGAGACCATGCTGGTCGCGGCAGCGCGCGTGGCGGTGATGTCGGTCGTGATCCTGCCGCTGCTCCCGGAAGGCCCGTTCGGGCCGGCACCCGGGATCCGGCCGCGCGACTTGTGGATCCTCGTCCTGCTGTTCTCCGGTCTGAGCTTCATTGGTTTCATCGCGCAGAAGATGGCCGGCGCCGCCGGCTATCCGTTGACCGGACTGCTGGGCGGTATCGTCTCATCGACCAGCGTGACGCTGGCGTTCGCGCGCCTGAGCCGCGTGCATCGCGCGCATGCCCCGGCGCTGGCCACCGGCGCCGTGGCCGCCAGCACGCTCCTGTTCCTGCGCGTCGCCGTCGCCGTGGCGGTGCTGAACGCGACGCTGCTCCAGACGCTTGGGTGGTACCTGGCGGCGCCGTTCGTGGCCGGCCTGATCGCGCTCGCGCTGGCGTGGCGATCGATGGACGGGCCCGCGTCCACGCCGTCGGCGCTGAAGAACCCGCTGCAGTTTCGCGCCGCGCTCGAGATGGCGGCGCTGTTCCAGGCCGTCCTGTACGGCGTGCACTTCGCGCGATCGTGGCTGGGCGAAGGCGGGCTGATGGCTGGCGGCTTCCTGCTCGGTCTCACCGACGTGGATGCGCTCACGCTGGCCATGACCCGGAGCGTCTCGACCGGCACATCCATCGATCTGGCGTGCCGTGCCATCCTCATGGGCGTGATCGCCAATTCGTTGATGAAGGCCGGCATAGCGGCTGTCGTCGGGGAGCGGCGGTTCGCCTGGCAGGTGGCGGCTTCGCTGCTCGCCATGGCGGTGGCCGGCGCGCTGATGCTCGTCCTGTGA
- a CDS encoding cytochrome c: MVRLVFATLVALVISAGSAFAQPKIETGPIKNVSASDAKGMFDSYCAVCHGKDGLGKGPAATALAKVPADLTKVSTRNGGKFPDVKVRRYIEGLDEVPAHGTRDMPMWGTLFNSLSRDTAQLRVAALADYIKSLQKP, encoded by the coding sequence ATGGTCCGACTTGTCTTCGCCACGCTCGTCGCTCTCGTGATTTCCGCCGGCTCGGCATTCGCCCAGCCGAAGATCGAAACCGGTCCAATCAAGAACGTCTCCGCTTCGGACGCCAAGGGCATGTTCGACAGCTACTGCGCCGTGTGTCACGGCAAGGACGGCCTGGGCAAAGGCCCGGCTGCCACCGCGCTCGCCAAGGTTCCCGCCGATCTCACCAAGGTCAGCACGCGGAATGGCGGGAAGTTCCCGGACGTCAAGGTTCGCCGCTACATCGAGGGCCTGGATGAAGTACCTGCGCACGGCACCAGAGACATGCCGATGTGGGGCACCTTGTTCAACTCGTTGAGCCGTGACACCGCCCAGCTTCGCGTCGCGGCGCTGGCGGACTACATCAAGTCGTTGCAGAAGCCCTAG
- a CDS encoding multicopper oxidase family protein produces MTRRQLLALTCWWGSSAAIGRAQHTQHGDAPRPQSPLQPQQFTEPADITLRIGELSLELKPGRTVKTLAYNGQVPGPLLRAQRGRPVILDVYNDSKEMDIVHWHGLHIPSDVDGVYDEGTPGVPPNGGRTRYRFTPDPAGTRWYHSHNTAGRNFKVGTYTGQFGMLVVENGDEPGAHDLEVPILLHEWDPRVTAEGPADVTYRYHSINGKMLGAGEPVRVRQGQRVLFRILNASATLHHKLALPGHLFHVIALDGNAVPTPASVPMLELGPGERVDAIVEMNRPGVWILGETRTAQRDAGLGIAIEYAGQAGPPRWLPPAIDGWSYLPFGKPDAVAEPDGRLTMVFKPKGDGHSWTINGQSHPRIDPIVVRANQRYRWLMDNQSADAHPIHLHRHTFELVKYAGQRVSGIWKDVVVVPAWSQVEIDVPTTQPGLSLFHCHHQFHMDMGFMTMMRYDTPARND; encoded by the coding sequence ATGACTCGTCGTCAACTCCTCGCGTTGACGTGTTGGTGGGGTTCGTCTGCTGCGATCGGCCGCGCCCAGCACACCCAACACGGGGACGCGCCGCGGCCCCAGTCTCCGCTCCAGCCCCAACAGTTTACGGAACCGGCCGACATCACGCTGCGCATCGGCGAGCTGTCGCTCGAGTTGAAGCCCGGCCGCACGGTGAAGACCCTCGCCTACAACGGCCAGGTGCCGGGTCCGCTGCTGCGTGCGCAGCGCGGCCGCCCCGTGATCCTTGATGTGTACAACGACAGCAAGGAAATGGACATCGTCCACTGGCACGGCCTTCACATCCCGTCGGACGTCGACGGCGTGTATGACGAGGGCACGCCCGGCGTCCCGCCCAACGGCGGCCGCACCCGTTACCGCTTTACGCCGGACCCCGCCGGCACCCGTTGGTACCACAGCCACAACACCGCCGGCCGCAACTTCAAGGTGGGCACCTACACCGGCCAGTTCGGCATGCTGGTGGTCGAGAACGGCGATGAACCGGGCGCCCACGATCTGGAAGTGCCGATCCTGCTTCACGAATGGGATCCGCGGGTGACGGCCGAAGGCCCGGCCGACGTGACCTACCGCTACCACTCGATCAACGGCAAGATGCTGGGCGCCGGCGAACCGGTGCGCGTGCGGCAAGGGCAGCGCGTGCTGTTCCGCATCCTGAACGCGAGCGCCACGCTGCATCACAAGCTGGCCCTGCCCGGACACCTGTTTCACGTCATCGCCCTCGACGGCAACGCGGTGCCCACGCCGGCCAGCGTGCCGATGCTGGAACTCGGCCCCGGCGAGCGCGTGGATGCGATTGTCGAGATGAACCGTCCCGGCGTGTGGATCCTCGGTGAGACGCGGACCGCTCAGCGCGATGCCGGATTGGGGATTGCCATCGAGTACGCGGGCCAGGCGGGCCCGCCGCGATGGCTGCCGCCGGCGATCGACGGCTGGAGCTACCTGCCGTTCGGCAAGCCCGACGCGGTCGCGGAGCCCGACGGCCGCCTGACCATGGTGTTCAAGCCCAAGGGCGACGGGCACAGCTGGACCATCAACGGCCAGTCACACCCGCGTATCGACCCGATCGTCGTGCGCGCCAACCAGCGCTATCGCTGGCTGATGGACAACCAGAGCGCCGACGCGCATCCGATCCACCTGCATCGCCACACCTTCGAGCTGGTCAAATACGCGGGCCAGCGCGTCTCAGGCATCTGGAAGGACGTCGTCGTCGTGCCGGCGTGGAGCCAGGTGGAGATCGACGTGCCCACCACCCAGCCGGGGCTGTCGCTGTTCCATTGCCACCATCAGTTCCACATGGACATGGGCTTCATGACGATGATGCGGTACGACACACCTGCGCGTAATGATTGA
- a CDS encoding SRPBCC family protein, whose protein sequence is MRTALAHTMAAGALALFCTPHIAHAKAPAAAAQAAAPAAGIVVDNPAYITIPLEIAVDRPAADVWKRVGKYCDIAEWLQIPAGCKMLSGVEGEVGSVRSVANEVLVGKTELSYTYTQTVRAGRPYNLYHGTLEARPVTDKTSKIVYTLMYDNSMLPDDAAREKDKASRTATFQRAMTNMKTLAEGGKLAPR, encoded by the coding sequence ATGCGGACTGCTCTCGCTCACACCATGGCCGCCGGCGCGCTGGCATTGTTCTGCACCCCTCACATCGCCCACGCCAAGGCGCCCGCGGCGGCCGCCCAGGCCGCCGCACCGGCCGCCGGCATCGTCGTCGACAACCCGGCCTACATCACGATCCCCCTCGAGATTGCCGTGGACCGGCCCGCCGCGGACGTGTGGAAGCGCGTTGGCAAGTACTGCGACATCGCCGAATGGCTGCAGATCCCAGCCGGCTGCAAGATGCTGTCTGGAGTCGAAGGCGAAGTAGGCTCGGTGCGATCGGTCGCCAATGAAGTGCTCGTCGGCAAGACCGAGCTGTCATACACCTACACGCAGACCGTGCGCGCGGGCCGGCCGTACAACCTTTATCACGGCACGCTTGAGGCCAGGCCGGTCACCGACAAGACCTCGAAGATCGTCTACACGCTGATGTACGACAACTCGATGCTGCCGGACGATGCGGCGAGGGAAAAGGACAAGGCGTCTCGCACGGCCACGTTCCAGCGGGCGATGACCAACATGAAGACTCTCGCCGAAGGCGGCAAGCTGGCTCCACGCTGA
- a CDS encoding hemerythrin domain-containing protein, translating to MREGNHDVAPPIDDLCASIVSRHHAYLHRALPIIQEDLGRLADDDCAAGALAETRAVVADLMQQLKGHLSKEENVLFPALVALAQADREGRSRPPLPFPTVLHPIRMMETEHARIETAMARLRALTQGFAPQDDATLAWRHCLTQLAQLDADLREHHRTENEELFPRALDLERRLP from the coding sequence ATGCGCGAAGGCAATCACGACGTCGCACCGCCCATCGACGACCTCTGCGCAAGCATTGTCTCGCGGCACCACGCTTACCTGCACCGCGCCTTGCCGATCATCCAGGAAGACCTCGGCCGCCTGGCGGACGACGACTGTGCGGCGGGCGCGCTGGCCGAGACGCGCGCCGTGGTCGCCGACCTCATGCAGCAACTGAAAGGCCACCTCTCGAAGGAAGAGAACGTCCTGTTCCCCGCGCTGGTGGCGCTGGCGCAGGCGGATCGCGAAGGCAGGAGCCGTCCCCCGCTGCCGTTCCCCACCGTGCTTCACCCCATCCGCATGATGGAGACCGAGCACGCCAGGATTGAGACCGCGATGGCGCGCCTGCGCGCTCTGACGCAGGGATTTGCTCCGCAGGACGACGCCACCCTGGCGTGGCGACATTGCCTGACCCAGCTGGCGCAACTCGACGCCGACCTGCGCGAGCATCACCGCACCGAGAACGAGGAGCTGTTCCCACGCGCGCTCGATCTCGAACGGCGCCTGCCTTAG
- a CDS encoding Crp/Fnr family transcriptional regulator, with the protein MPAPPDDDLLRRIALFRRLPPEARARVGQVAHLKSYERGDLIFSEGEPGDCFIAIVTGRVKVFKSTPAGKEIILEIFGAGDPLGAVAVYEGAPFPASALTLEPTQCLHIEQSAFFRLLEQDPSLVRGMLSGLTLRLAELTRRLAELTGARVEARFARLFLKLCDQIGRPERGGVYVAMPLSRQELADLTGTTIETAIRIMSRWQKENVLHTEKDGFVVLDRNALDEASAT; encoded by the coding sequence GTGCCCGCGCCTCCGGATGACGACCTGCTACGCCGGATCGCGTTGTTCCGGCGCCTCCCGCCTGAGGCCCGCGCCCGGGTGGGACAGGTCGCGCACCTGAAGTCCTACGAGCGCGGTGACCTGATCTTTTCCGAGGGCGAGCCCGGCGACTGCTTCATCGCCATCGTCACCGGCCGCGTCAAAGTGTTCAAGTCCACGCCGGCCGGCAAGGAAATCATCCTGGAGATCTTCGGTGCCGGCGATCCGCTGGGCGCGGTGGCGGTCTACGAGGGCGCGCCGTTTCCGGCGTCGGCGCTGACCCTCGAGCCGACGCAGTGCCTGCACATCGAGCAGTCGGCGTTCTTCCGCCTGCTCGAGCAGGATCCGTCGCTGGTGCGCGGCATGCTGTCGGGCCTGACCCTGCGCCTGGCGGAGCTGACGCGCCGCCTGGCCGAGCTGACCGGCGCGCGCGTCGAAGCCCGCTTTGCCCGCCTGTTCCTCAAGCTGTGCGATCAGATCGGCCGGCCGGAGCGCGGCGGTGTGTATGTCGCCATGCCGCTGTCGCGGCAGGAGCTGGCGGACCTGACGGGGACGACCATCGAAACCGCGATCCGGATCATGAGCCGCTGGCAGAAGGAAAACGTCCTGCACACGGAGAAGGACGGATTCGTGGTGCTCGATCGCAACGCGCTGGACGAGGCGTCGGCGACGTAA